One segment of Thermosipho africanus Ob7 DNA contains the following:
- a CDS encoding beta-glucosidase family protein, giving the protein MDIEKIISQMTVEEKLKLLVGVGLPGMFGNKSSRVPGAAGETHQIERLKIPSTVHADGPAGLRIDPERENDSNKYHATAFPIASMLASTWNKEILFEVGKAMGNEAKEYGVDFLLAPAINIHRNPLCGRNFEYYSEDPILTGELASAFVEGVQSEGIGTSLKHFAANNQETNRMKIDTIVSERALREIYLKGFEIVVKKAKPWTVMSAYNKLNGKYCSQNKWLLTKVLREEWGFEGFVMSDWFAGDNPVEQIKAGNDLIMPGKTYNVFKDRKDEIKELKQAYEKGEITDDIINERVRTILNILMKTPSFKGYKYSNAPDFEKHARISYNAASEGVVLLKNNDVLPFSADAKVSIFGTGQIETVKGGFGSGDTHPRYTISIFEGFKEKGVKVDEKIGNFYKEKVFELRNGNYRPNYVNEFNLKIPPKLPEDILDESMIDEASETNDLAIIVISRISGEFVDRRAVKGDYYLSDDEQKLIENVSKKFHSKGKKVIVLLNIGGPIEIASWIELVDGLLLIWQPGQEAGRVVADVCLGTVNPSGKLPTTFPKDYQDIPSKSFPGKPVENPLEVVYEEDIYVGYRYYDTFQIDPLFEFGYGLSYTKFDYKNLIVKHDDENIEICFEIENSGNVEGKEIAQVYVKAPKARLDKPFQELKGFYKTKMLKPGEKEEISIKIALRDLTSFCKDKWVLEEGEYRIRVGASSRDIRLEEKVFLKEKVFNL; this is encoded by the coding sequence ATGGATATTGAAAAAATAATTTCACAAATGACAGTTGAAGAAAAGTTAAAACTTTTAGTGGGAGTAGGACTCCCAGGAATGTTTGGAAATAAGTCATCTAGAGTACCAGGTGCAGCGGGTGAAACTCACCAAATAGAAAGGTTAAAAATACCTTCTACTGTTCATGCTGATGGCCCGGCAGGTTTGAGAATAGATCCTGAAAGAGAAAATGACAGTAATAAATATCATGCAACTGCATTTCCTATTGCTTCGATGCTTGCTTCTACTTGGAATAAAGAGATTTTGTTTGAAGTTGGAAAAGCAATGGGGAATGAAGCTAAAGAATATGGAGTTGATTTTTTGCTTGCTCCGGCAATAAATATTCATAGAAATCCTTTGTGTGGAAGAAACTTTGAGTATTATTCAGAGGATCCCATTTTGACAGGTGAACTTGCATCTGCTTTTGTAGAAGGTGTTCAGTCAGAGGGTATTGGAACAAGCTTAAAACATTTTGCTGCAAATAATCAAGAAACAAATAGAATGAAGATAGATACTATTGTATCAGAAAGAGCATTAAGAGAAATTTATTTGAAAGGATTTGAAATTGTAGTGAAAAAAGCAAAGCCATGGACGGTTATGAGTGCTTACAATAAATTAAATGGAAAATATTGCTCTCAAAATAAATGGCTTTTAACAAAGGTTTTGAGAGAAGAATGGGGATTTGAGGGTTTTGTAATGAGTGATTGGTTTGCTGGTGATAATCCTGTTGAACAAATAAAAGCAGGTAATGATTTAATTATGCCTGGCAAAACTTACAATGTTTTTAAAGATAGAAAAGATGAAATTAAAGAGTTGAAACAGGCATATGAAAAGGGTGAAATTACTGATGATATTATTAACGAAAGGGTAAGGACAATTTTAAATATTTTGATGAAGACTCCATCATTCAAAGGATATAAATATTCTAATGCTCCAGATTTTGAAAAACATGCTAGAATTTCTTACAATGCTGCTTCTGAAGGAGTTGTTCTTTTGAAGAATAACGATGTATTACCTTTTAGTGCTGATGCAAAAGTTTCAATTTTTGGAACAGGTCAGATTGAAACTGTAAAAGGTGGATTTGGTAGTGGAGATACACATCCAAGGTATACTATAAGTATTTTTGAAGGTTTTAAAGAAAAAGGAGTTAAAGTAGATGAAAAAATTGGAAATTTCTATAAAGAGAAAGTATTTGAACTTAGAAATGGAAATTATAGGCCAAATTATGTCAATGAGTTTAATTTAAAAATTCCTCCAAAACTACCAGAAGATATTTTGGATGAAAGTATGATTGATGAAGCTTCTGAAACAAATGATTTAGCTATTATTGTAATTAGTAGAATTTCTGGTGAATTTGTTGATAGAAGGGCTGTAAAAGGAGATTATTATTTAAGTGATGATGAACAAAAGCTTATAGAAAATGTGTCTAAAAAATTTCATAGTAAAGGAAAGAAGGTTATAGTGTTACTTAATATAGGTGGTCCTATAGAAATTGCAAGCTGGATTGAGTTGGTGGATGGATTACTACTTATCTGGCAGCCGGGGCAAGAAGCTGGAAGAGTTGTTGCAGATGTTTGTTTGGGGACTGTAAATCCTTCTGGAAAGCTTCCAACAACTTTTCCAAAGGATTATCAGGATATTCCTTCAAAGTCGTTTCCTGGCAAACCAGTTGAAAATCCATTAGAGGTAGTATATGAGGAAGATATTTACGTTGGTTATAGGTATTATGATACATTCCAAATCGATCCATTATTTGAGTTTGGATATGGCCTTTCATATACTAAGTTTGATTACAAAAATTTGATTGTGAAGCATGATGATGAAAATATCGAAATTTGTTTTGAAATTGAAAATAGTGGTAATGTTGAAGGTAAAGAAATTGCTCAGGTTTATGTTAAAGCTCCTAAAGCAAGGTTAGATAAACCGTTCCAGGAATTGAAAGGTTTTTATAAAACGAAAATGTTAAAACCAGGCGAAAAAGAAGAAATATCAATAAAGATTGCATTAAGAGATTTAACTAGTTTTTGTAAGGATAAATGGGTACTTGAAGAAGGAGAATATAGAATAAGAGTCGGAGCTTCATCAAGAGATATAAGGTTAGAAGAAAAAGTATTTTTAAAAGAAAAAGTATTTAATTTATAA
- a CDS encoding DUF2202 domain-containing protein codes for MKKVIAFAVLNFLSIVLFAGNLTVDKQVNSLPYETLSASEVEGIMQMREEEKLARDVYLELYKTWDLPVFYNIAQSEQTHMDAVKTLIEKYNLKDPITDEDFENIGVFKNEELQNLFNELLSLGEKSLSDALKVGATIEDLDIFDLEELLKSTDNEDIKFIYNNLMKGSENHMRSFIKNLDKLGKTYTPQFISLERFREILKF; via the coding sequence ATGAAAAAAGTAATAGCTTTTGCAGTTTTAAATTTTTTATCAATTGTTTTATTTGCTGGAAATTTAACTGTGGATAAACAGGTAAATTCTTTACCATATGAAACACTTTCTGCAAGTGAAGTAGAGGGTATAATGCAGATGAGGGAAGAAGAAAAATTAGCAAGAGATGTTTATTTGGAATTATATAAAACATGGGACTTACCAGTGTTTTATAACATTGCGCAATCTGAGCAAACTCATATGGATGCAGTAAAAACTTTAATTGAAAAGTATAATCTTAAAGATCCAATAACTGATGAAGATTTTGAAAATATTGGAGTATTTAAAAATGAAGAACTGCAAAATTTATTTAATGAACTTTTATCACTTGGAGAAAAATCATTAAGCGATGCTTTAAAAGTAGGAGCAACAATTGAAGATCTAGATATTTTTGATTTAGAAGAATTATTAAAAAGTACTGATAATGAAGATATCAAATTTATTTACAACAATCTAATGAAAGGATCAGAAAATCATATGAGATCGTTCATAAAAAACCTTGATAAACTCGGCAAAACTTATACTCCACAATTTATATCATTGGAAAGATTTAGAGAAATTTTAAAATTTTGA
- a CDS encoding substrate-binding domain-containing protein, translated as MKFFYKQLYCYVNGPLNSYGFKGRFDGYTSAMEEAGLLPKYYEYDDIKDNMSDVIDFMLRKNEKPEAIFASNDITAMRVIRELKKRNFKVPKDVSVIGFDDIISAESFDPPLTTLKVFKDEMGSLAAKRIYELLVGHDIHPIMMSLFTKFIKRKSSI; from the coding sequence ATAAAGTTCTTTTACAAACAGTTATATTGCTATGTGAATGGACCTTTAAATTCATATGGATTTAAAGGAAGATTTGATGGGTACACAAGTGCAATGGAAGAAGCTGGACTTCTTCCAAAATATTATGAATATGACGACATTAAAGATAACATGTCTGATGTAATAGATTTTATGCTTAGAAAGAACGAAAAACCCGAAGCGATCTTTGCGTCAAATGATATAACTGCAATGAGGGTGATAAGGGAACTGAAAAAGAGAAATTTCAAAGTTCCAAAAGATGTTTCAGTTATAGGATTTGATGACATTATAAGTGCAGAGAGTTTTGATCCACCTTTGACTACTTTAAAAGTTTTTAAAGATGAAATGGGCTCACTAGCTGCTAAGAGAATATATGAACTTTTGGTGGGACATGACATACATCCAATAATGATGTCTCTATTCACAAAATTTATTAAAAGAAAGAGTTCTATTTAG
- a CDS encoding carbohydrate ABC transporter permease, giving the protein MVSKLRKRENYLGWGFSSIYLIYTAIFWGYPFVWLVILSFSKWNFFGSPRPVGFRNFIRLFSDPIFWRIFLNTVNFMVYFIPMVLGLSLLFALALYRVNIFRTFFALSFLIANVSSGVAYSILFSNLFSESGPINSFLYKNFGITVPWFSDPQLALLSIAIMVTWKFVGYYGLILFAGLNAIPKSLYEAAELDGATNWQKFWKITFPLINPALTTVLVFAVNLTFGIFTEPYMITGGGPMRRTLTFMMHIYTTAFQRMDPSYAASLAVVTGLLSYGCVLLVRFLVEREVSLV; this is encoded by the coding sequence TTGGTTTCTAAATTAAGAAAAAGAGAAAATTATCTTGGGTGGGGATTTTCTTCCATCTACTTAATATACACAGCAATTTTTTGGGGTTATCCCTTTGTCTGGTTAGTAATTCTTTCATTTTCTAAATGGAATTTTTTTGGTTCACCGCGACCGGTGGGATTTAGAAATTTTATAAGGCTTTTCAGTGATCCAATTTTTTGGAGAATTTTTTTAAATACAGTTAATTTTATGGTTTATTTCATTCCGATGGTACTTGGTTTGTCATTACTTTTTGCGCTTGCATTATACAGAGTAAATATATTTAGAACTTTTTTTGCTTTAAGCTTTTTGATAGCAAATGTCTCATCTGGTGTTGCATATTCGATTCTTTTTTCTAATCTTTTTTCAGAGAGTGGTCCAATAAATAGTTTTTTATATAAAAATTTTGGTATTACTGTTCCTTGGTTTAGTGATCCGCAACTTGCTCTTCTTTCAATTGCAATAATGGTAACATGGAAGTTTGTTGGTTATTATGGATTGATTTTATTTGCAGGTTTAAATGCTATTCCAAAATCTTTATACGAGGCAGCCGAACTTGACGGAGCTACTAACTGGCAAAAGTTTTGGAAAATAACATTTCCATTAATTAATCCTGCATTAACTACAGTTCTTGTTTTTGCTGTTAATTTAACATTTGGAATATTTACAGAACCTTATATGATAACAGGTGGAGGCCCTATGAGAAGGACTCTTACGTTTATGATGCATATTTATACAACGGCTTTTCAGAGAATGGATCCTTCATATGCGGCAAGTTTGGCTGTAGTCACAGGGCTTCTAAGTTATGGTTGTGTTTTGCTTGTTCGTTTTTTAGTTGAAAGAGAGGTGTCTCTTGTATGA
- a CDS encoding carbohydrate ABC transporter permease codes for MKKTKKKKFPYITFTLLFLGSIIWIYPYFWLLFSSFKPTSEIYTRFWPTKFTLEHYKFIFLMSDKLQRPFFRALLNSIFISVTITFSVIVSSAFFGYILSKIRFKGRKGVFNFILFQMLFPGFMFIVPLFVLIKTLGLLNTYSAIILPSIISAWGSFMFAQTFKSIPNDYIEAAKIDGANTFWIVTRVMFPLARSTASIVGLFTFIGAWDNFMWPLIVMKDYNKMPLSVLLASFNHEYSSYVGPILAGSVIQTIPMVLIFLIFRKYFLQGISVSLK; via the coding sequence ATGAAAAAAACTAAGAAAAAGAAATTTCCGTACATTACTTTCACATTATTATTTTTAGGTTCTATAATATGGATTTACCCATATTTCTGGCTTCTTTTTTCATCTTTTAAGCCAACAAGTGAAATTTATACACGCTTTTGGCCTACAAAATTTACATTAGAGCATTATAAATTTATATTTTTGATGTCAGATAAACTTCAAAGACCTTTCTTTAGAGCACTCTTAAATAGTATATTCATCTCAGTTACTATTACCTTTTCTGTAATTGTTTCCTCGGCATTTTTTGGATATATTTTATCTAAAATTCGATTTAAGGGTAGAAAAGGTGTTTTTAATTTTATTCTTTTTCAAATGCTTTTTCCTGGATTTATGTTTATAGTTCCGTTATTTGTTTTAATAAAAACTCTTGGATTGTTAAACACATATTCAGCAATAATTTTACCTTCTATAATAAGTGCTTGGGGAAGCTTTATGTTTGCCCAAACATTTAAATCAATTCCAAATGATTATATTGAAGCAGCTAAGATAGACGGAGCAAATACTTTTTGGATTGTAACAAGAGTCATGTTTCCACTAGCACGTTCCACAGCATCTATTGTTGGCTTATTTACATTTATAGGTGCATGGGATAACTTCATGTGGCCTTTAATTGTTATGAAAGATTACAATAAAATGCCGTTATCGGTTTTGCTTGCAAGTTTCAACCATGAATATAGTAGTTATGTTGGACCAATACTTGCTGGTTCAGTAATTCAAACAATACCTATGGTTTTAATTTTCTTAATTTTTAGAAAATATTTCTTGCAGGGAATTTCAGTATCTTTAAAATAA
- the aglA gene encoding alpha-glucosidase AglA: MFKVAIVGAGSAVFSLRIISDFTKILEFKDVEICLMDIDESRLNSTYILANKLNEEMGAKLKFKTTTNLEEAIDGARFVINTAMAGGHDYLEKVRKIGEKWGYYRGIDSQEFNMVSDYYTISNFNQLDLFLKVARLVEEKGEKDAWLLQAANPVFEGTTLILRNVPINMVGFCHGHYGVHRLAEVIGLDISKLDWQVAGVNHGIWLNRFLYDGKDGYKVIDEWIGNNVYEPKHPFDDQLSLAAIDMYKFYGQMPIGDTVRNSSWKYNYDLETKKKWYGKFGGADSQIGWKWYQNNIKEITETINKLANFVSMNPNIKLLDYNTYKDYMNNEIFKEEIESIINPKKFSGEQHVPFIDSIVNNKKQRFVVNILNNGAIEGIDNDVAVEIPAWVDSSGIHPEQIMPKLSERVIKYYLKPRIMRMEMALEAFTKGDINVLKELLFRDPRTRSEEQVEGVLNEIMNLPENAKMREYYKR, translated from the coding sequence ATGTTTAAGGTTGCAATAGTTGGCGCGGGGAGCGCCGTTTTTTCTTTAAGAATTATTAGCGATTTTACAAAAATACTTGAATTTAAAGATGTTGAAATTTGTTTGATGGATATAGATGAATCAAGGTTAAATTCAACATACATCCTTGCAAATAAATTAAATGAAGAAATGGGAGCAAAATTAAAATTTAAAACTACTACAAACCTTGAGGAAGCAATTGATGGAGCAAGGTTTGTAATTAATACAGCTATGGCAGGTGGGCATGATTATTTAGAAAAAGTTAGGAAAATAGGAGAAAAATGGGGCTACTATAGAGGAATAGATTCACAAGAATTTAACATGGTATCAGATTATTACACAATATCGAATTTTAATCAATTGGATTTATTTTTAAAAGTTGCAAGATTAGTTGAAGAAAAGGGTGAAAAAGACGCATGGCTATTGCAGGCTGCAAATCCAGTGTTTGAAGGAACCACATTGATTTTAAGAAATGTACCAATAAATATGGTTGGTTTTTGTCATGGACACTACGGTGTACATCGCTTAGCTGAAGTTATAGGGCTTGATATAAGCAAATTAGATTGGCAAGTTGCAGGTGTAAATCATGGTATATGGTTAAATAGATTTTTGTATGATGGTAAAGATGGATATAAGGTAATAGATGAATGGATAGGAAATAATGTTTATGAACCAAAACATCCTTTTGATGACCAGCTTTCTTTAGCTGCTATAGATATGTATAAATTTTATGGACAAATGCCTATAGGAGATACTGTGAGGAATTCTTCCTGGAAATATAATTATGACCTTGAAACAAAGAAAAAATGGTATGGAAAATTTGGTGGTGCCGATTCACAAATTGGTTGGAAATGGTATCAGAACAACATAAAAGAAATTACTGAAACGATTAATAAATTAGCAAATTTTGTTTCAATGAATCCAAATATCAAATTGTTGGATTATAATACTTACAAAGATTATATGAATAATGAAATTTTCAAAGAAGAAATTGAAAGCATAATTAATCCAAAAAAATTTAGTGGAGAACAACACGTTCCATTTATAGATTCAATAGTTAACAATAAAAAACAAAGATTTGTTGTTAACATACTAAACAACGGAGCAATAGAAGGAATAGACAACGATGTAGCTGTTGAAATTCCAGCGTGGGTAGATTCATCGGGAATACATCCTGAACAAATTATGCCAAAATTATCAGAAAGAGTTATTAAGTATTACTTAAAGCCGAGAATAATGCGAATGGAAATGGCACTTGAAGCATTTACTAAAGGAGATATAAATGTTTTAAAAGAACTTCTTTTTAGAGATCCAAGAACCAGGTCTGAAGAGCAGGTAGAAGGAGTTTTAAATGAAATAATGAATTTGCCAGAAAATGCAAAAATGAGAGAGTATTATAAGAGGTGA
- a CDS encoding ArsR/SmtB family transcription factor, translating into MIEVIEIIKLFSNETRARILFLISNTEVCNCDIENVLNITQSNVSKHLKQAEFLNLINKRKNSYWTYYSLNQEMLKRYSFINEILKELAKIEPFKNDLKKMNEYLKNPGRCERR; encoded by the coding sequence ATGATTGAAGTTATAGAAATTATAAAATTATTTTCAAATGAAACAAGGGCAAGGATACTATTTTTAATTTCTAATACAGAAGTATGTAATTGTGATATTGAAAATGTTCTTAATATAACCCAATCTAATGTTTCAAAACATTTAAAACAGGCTGAGTTTTTGAATTTAATTAATAAAAGAAAAAATTCATATTGGACTTACTATAGTTTAAACCAAGAGATGTTAAAAAGATATAGCTTCATAAATGAGATATTAAAAGAATTGGCTAAAATTGAACCATTTAAAAATGATTTAAAAAAAATGAATGAGTATTTAAAAAATCCTGGTAGATGTGAAAGGAGGTAA
- the arsB gene encoding ACR3 family arsenite efflux transporter, with protein sequence MKKKMKFFEKYLSIWVALCIIGGFLLGKIFPQVPKTLSKWEYANVSIPIAILIWLMIYPMMLKIDFSSIKNVGRNPKGLIITLTVNWLIKPFTMYFIAYFFLKVVFGNIIGVELSSEYVAGAVLLGAAPCTAMVFVWSYLTNGDALYTLVQVAINDLVILFAFAPIVSFLLKVGNITVPFKTLIFSVVIFVLIPLIVAIITRHYVIKNKGKEYLERKFIPKFSTISIIGLLLTLILLFSFQGETIEKNFIHILLISIPLIIQTFLIFTIGYFWAYFWKVPHSIAVPAAMIGASNFFELAVAVAISLFGMNSGAALATVVGVLVEVPVMLTLVKIANTTRKKFKKA encoded by the coding sequence ATGAAAAAGAAAATGAAATTTTTTGAAAAGTATCTTAGTATTTGGGTAGCTCTTTGTATAATTGGTGGATTTTTACTTGGGAAAATTTTTCCTCAAGTTCCAAAAACTCTAAGCAAATGGGAATATGCAAATGTGTCAATTCCAATTGCAATTTTAATTTGGTTAATGATTTATCCTATGATGCTGAAAATAGATTTTTCAAGTATTAAAAATGTAGGGAGAAATCCAAAAGGACTTATAATTACTCTCACTGTTAATTGGTTGATCAAACCTTTTACAATGTACTTTATAGCCTATTTCTTTTTAAAAGTAGTTTTTGGAAATATAATTGGTGTTGAGTTATCATCTGAATATGTGGCAGGAGCTGTTTTGCTTGGAGCGGCACCTTGTACAGCTATGGTTTTTGTATGGAGCTATTTGACAAATGGAGATGCCTTATATACTCTTGTTCAGGTAGCTATTAATGATCTTGTAATATTGTTTGCTTTTGCTCCCATTGTTTCATTTTTGTTGAAAGTTGGAAATATTACAGTACCTTTCAAAACACTTATATTTTCAGTAGTTATTTTTGTTCTTATTCCTTTAATTGTAGCAATAATCACAAGGCATTATGTAATTAAGAATAAGGGAAAAGAATATCTTGAAAGAAAATTCATTCCAAAATTTTCAACAATCTCTATTATTGGGCTTCTTCTGACTTTAATACTTCTTTTCTCCTTCCAAGGTGAGACTATAGAAAAGAATTTTATACACATCTTACTTATTTCAATTCCGTTAATTATTCAAACTTTTCTTATTTTTACCATTGGATATTTCTGGGCTTATTTTTGGAAAGTTCCACATTCAATTGCTGTACCTGCTGCAATGATTGGAGCAAGCAATTTCTTCGAACTTGCAGTTGCAGTTGCTATTTCTCTCTTTGGAATGAACTCAGGAGCTGCACTTGCAACTGTTGTTGGAGTATTAGTTGAAGTTCCAGTAATGCTTACACTAGTTAAAATAGCAAATACAACGAGAAAGAAATTTAAAAAAGCATAG
- a CDS encoding metallophosphoesterase family protein, producing the protein MKIAFISDVHSNLEALESVLEDIKKENVDKIFCLGDLVGYGPSPNEVIEKIKKENIISVMGNYDDAVGFEKTSCGCSYNPGRETEVGDESLSWTIKVTSKNNKEFLKNLPKKLSLEVEGVKILLVHGSPLNHLLEYVKPSTDPERLKLIAGSVEEDIIVNGHTHLAMAKHLYGKTILNPGSVGRTKDGKPGATYLILEIDKGVFSYRFKFVEYDVKKTVEKIVKVGLPIELATVLALGSTFNMGPSKNKKNDLGIFKV; encoded by the coding sequence ATGAAAATAGCATTTATTTCAGATGTACATTCAAATTTAGAAGCCTTGGAAAGTGTTTTAGAAGATATAAAAAAGGAAAATGTTGATAAGATATTTTGCCTTGGGGATCTTGTAGGTTATGGGCCAAGTCCAAATGAGGTTATAGAAAAAATAAAAAAGGAAAATATTATTTCGGTAATGGGAAACTATGATGATGCAGTTGGGTTTGAAAAAACAAGTTGTGGTTGTTCTTATAATCCTGGAAGAGAAACTGAAGTTGGTGATGAATCATTATCATGGACAATTAAAGTAACAAGTAAAAATAACAAAGAATTTTTAAAAAATCTTCCAAAAAAACTTTCATTAGAAGTTGAAGGAGTTAAAATTTTACTTGTGCATGGAAGTCCTTTGAATCACTTATTGGAATATGTAAAACCATCTACCGATCCAGAAAGATTAAAATTAATTGCAGGATCAGTTGAAGAAGATATCATAGTTAATGGCCATACTCATTTGGCTATGGCAAAGCATTTGTATGGAAAAACAATTTTAAATCCTGGTAGTGTTGGTAGAACCAAGGATGGAAAACCAGGAGCAACTTATTTAATATTAGAAATTGATAAAGGTGTGTTTAGTTATAGATTTAAATTTGTCGAGTACGATGTTAAAAAAACCGTTGAAAAAATAGTTAAAGTGGGTCTTCCAATTGAACTTGCAACTGTTTTGGCTCTTGGTTCAACATTTAATATGGGACCATCAAAAAATAAAAAAAATGATCTAGGTATTTTTAAAGTTTAA
- a CDS encoding SDR family NAD(P)-dependent oxidoreductase: MPKFQKGEWVLITGGSSGIGEEFAYQLAEMDLNLVLVGRSEQRLESVKRKIESVNKNIRVETLSFDLSNDMEDLIKKLDNYPIDHLINNAGFGWYGEFVNGNKEIYENMISVNIKALTILSYHFSKKFIEKGKGGIINVGSVAGFFPIPHFAVYGATKAYVYSLSYALWAELKKHNVHVMCLAPGKTKTRFFERANMQNSDKTMSAKKVVEGALKAYSKNKPLYIPGFSNKLSYLLVRKIFSDKSISKLLEKNF; encoded by the coding sequence ATGCCAAAATTTCAAAAAGGTGAATGGGTTTTAATAACAGGCGGTTCTTCAGGAATTGGTGAGGAATTTGCATATCAACTTGCTGAAATGGATTTGAATTTGGTTTTAGTGGGAAGAAGTGAGCAGAGACTAGAAAGTGTGAAAAGAAAAATAGAAAGTGTTAATAAAAATATTAGGGTTGAGACATTGTCTTTTGATTTATCAAACGATATGGAAGATCTTATTAAAAAATTAGATAATTATCCTATTGATCATCTAATTAACAATGCAGGATTCGGTTGGTACGGAGAATTTGTTAATGGTAATAAAGAAATATATGAAAATATGATATCTGTAAACATTAAAGCATTAACGATTTTAAGTTATCATTTTTCAAAAAAGTTTATTGAAAAAGGAAAAGGTGGAATAATAAACGTTGGTTCAGTTGCAGGATTCTTTCCTATTCCACACTTTGCAGTATATGGTGCGACAAAAGCCTATGTTTATAGTTTATCGTATGCACTCTGGGCTGAGCTAAAAAAACACAATGTTCATGTTATGTGTTTAGCACCTGGAAAGACAAAAACTAGATTTTTTGAAAGAGCTAATATGCAGAATTCAGATAAAACAATGAGTGCAAAGAAAGTTGTCGAAGGAGCATTAAAAGCTTATTCAAAAAACAAACCACTTTATATTCCAGGATTTTCCAATAAACTTTCCTATCTATTAGTAAGAAAAATTTTTAGTGATAAATCTATATCAAAGCTATTAGAAAAAAATTTTTGA